In the genome of Saccharomonospora viridis DSM 43017, one region contains:
- a CDS encoding response regulator transcription factor: MRVLVVEDEAPLAEAVARGLRREGMAVDVAFTGDEGHEKATVTRYDVVVLDRDLPGMSGDDLCREIVNSDELTRVLMLTASGTVSDRVEGLSLGADDYLAKPFAFPELVARVRALGRRATPATPPVLVAGDVTLDPAKRTVHRGERLVELTRKEFGVLEVLLSAKGAVVSSEELLERVWDENADPFTTTVRVTVMTLRKKLGEPGIIETVVGSGYRVPGAGTATESGSLNR, from the coding sequence GTGCGCGTATTGGTTGTAGAGGACGAAGCGCCGCTGGCCGAGGCCGTCGCGAGAGGCCTGCGGCGCGAAGGGATGGCGGTCGACGTCGCGTTCACCGGTGATGAAGGCCATGAGAAGGCGACCGTCACGCGCTATGACGTCGTGGTACTCGACCGGGATCTTCCCGGTATGTCCGGAGACGACCTCTGCCGGGAGATCGTCAACTCCGACGAGTTGACACGAGTCCTGATGCTCACCGCGAGCGGCACGGTGTCCGACCGGGTCGAGGGACTGTCCCTCGGCGCCGACGACTACCTGGCCAAGCCCTTCGCCTTCCCGGAACTCGTCGCCCGAGTGCGGGCACTCGGCCGTCGGGCCACGCCGGCCACCCCACCGGTTCTCGTGGCCGGCGACGTGACGCTGGACCCCGCCAAGCGCACCGTTCACCGGGGTGAACGTCTGGTGGAACTGACCCGCAAGGAGTTCGGTGTCCTGGAGGTGCTGCTGTCGGCGAAGGGGGCCGTGGTGAGCAGTGAGGAACTGCTCGAACGGGTGTGGGACGAGAACGCCGACCCCTTCACCACCACTGTCAGGGTGACCGTGATGACCCTTCGCAAGAAGCTCGGTGAGCCCGGCATCATCGAGACCGTGGTCGGTTCGGGTTACCGGGTGCCCGGTGCAGGCACGGCGACGGAGTCGGGTTCACTGAATCGGTGA
- a CDS encoding response regulator transcription factor has protein sequence MAAVGFTQAVRSTPAGSLPANMVPHPREELFSVLVVDDHPLLREAIAARLAQMGAGTVHEAATVAEARARAAATGPCDLAILDLGLPDGSGIELVTELRSNGWLRVVVLASSDDPYAVRAAFQAGAQAYLLKSASPVVVTDGVRRVLDGGVYADPSVAPVLATGTRVAGTDNTPRELSAREVEVLQLVADGQSNKEIGEELSLSALTVKSHLSRIGRKLGTGDRAQMVALAMRAGVIR, from the coding sequence GTGGCTGCCGTCGGCTTTACTCAGGCCGTCCGATCCACACCTGCCGGCTCCTTGCCGGCAAACATGGTCCCGCACCCGCGGGAGGAACTGTTCTCAGTGCTGGTGGTCGACGACCACCCACTGCTAAGGGAGGCGATCGCCGCACGACTTGCGCAAATGGGCGCGGGCACGGTCCATGAGGCCGCGACCGTGGCCGAAGCCAGAGCGAGGGCGGCCGCAACCGGGCCGTGCGACCTCGCGATCCTCGATCTCGGGCTGCCGGACGGCAGCGGGATCGAACTCGTCACGGAGCTACGCAGCAACGGGTGGCTTCGTGTCGTGGTCCTGGCATCCTCCGACGATCCGTACGCCGTTCGCGCGGCGTTCCAGGCAGGCGCACAGGCGTACCTGCTGAAATCCGCGTCGCCGGTGGTCGTCACCGACGGCGTGCGACGGGTCCTGGATGGCGGCGTCTACGCCGATCCCAGCGTGGCGCCCGTCTTGGCCACAGGCACACGGGTGGCAGGCACCGACAACACACCGCGGGAGCTGTCCGCTCGCGAGGTGGAGGTGCTTCAGCTCGTGGCCGATGGCCAGTCGAACAAGGAAATCGGTGAGGAGCTCAGCCTGTCCGCGTTGACGGTGAAATCCCACCTGTCGCGGATCGGGCGCAAGCTCGGCACCGGTGACCGGGCGCAGATGGTGGCGTTGGCCATGCGTGCGGGCGTCATCCGCTAA
- a CDS encoding FadR/GntR family transcriptional regulator, translating to MSVESEAEVDVLHNTVLDTIGLEITSGELACGDVLTLDRIQQRFGVSRTVARETMRVLESMGLVRSRRRVGITVQPRSNWNVFDPRVIWWRLAGSGRNEQLRSLTELRIAVEPLAAAAAARSASAAERAEIVELAADMRTLGEAGKLDEFMEYDVAFHTLLLRSSGNEMFGALSDVVAVVLRGRTQLGLMPDQPVPEALDLHERVAVSVARGASDDAEAAMAELLAEVRDAMLPLWRR from the coding sequence GTGAGCGTGGAATCCGAGGCTGAGGTGGACGTCCTGCACAACACCGTGCTGGACACCATTGGCTTGGAGATCACCAGCGGTGAGCTGGCCTGCGGGGACGTACTCACCCTGGATCGCATTCAGCAGCGGTTCGGGGTCTCCCGTACCGTCGCGCGGGAGACCATGCGCGTGCTGGAGTCCATGGGACTCGTCCGCTCGCGTAGACGGGTCGGCATCACCGTGCAGCCACGATCGAACTGGAACGTGTTCGACCCGAGGGTCATCTGGTGGCGCCTCGCGGGTTCCGGACGCAACGAACAACTCCGGTCGCTCACCGAATTGCGGATCGCCGTGGAACCGCTGGCCGCCGCAGCGGCGGCGCGCAGCGCGTCGGCCGCAGAACGCGCCGAGATCGTCGAACTCGCCGCCGACATGCGCACCCTCGGGGAGGCGGGCAAGCTCGACGAGTTCATGGAGTACGACGTCGCCTTCCACACGTTGCTGCTGCGTTCGAGCGGCAACGAGATGTTCGGCGCTCTCTCCGACGTGGTGGCGGTGGTGCTGCGGGGTCGCACCCAACTCGGCCTGATGCCCGACCAGCCCGTTCCCGAAGCGCTCGACCTGCACGAACGAGTCGCGGTGTCCGTCGCGCGGGGTGCTTCCGATGATGCCGAGGCGGCCATGGCCGAGCTGCTCGCCGAGGTTCGTGACGCCATGCTCCCCCTCTGGCGCCGCTGA
- the hemE gene encoding uroporphyrinogen decarboxylase, giving the protein MTNSPASARRDLSDAPLLVAARGGTPAHVPVWFMRQAGRSLPEYRKVREGVPMLTACFDPELLAEITLQPVRRHGVDAAILFSDIVVPLYAAGTDIDIVAGTGPVVAHPVRSRADVAALPRLEPEQLKPVADGVRLLVEQLGRTPLIGFAGAPFTLASYLIEGGPSKDHARTKALMHGEPELWHELAGALAQTALTFLRVQLDAGVDAVQLFDSWAGALSAKDYREFVLPHSTTVLEGIASYGVPRIHFGVGTGELLADMRDAGADVVGVDWRVPLDEAVRRLTTSDRPAPVVQGNLDPALLTAPWPVIEAEVRRIVSEGRAAGGHIFNLGHGVLPETDPEVLTRIVELVHSL; this is encoded by the coding sequence ATGACAAATTCTCCTGCGTCGGCCCGTCGAGACCTCTCCGATGCGCCGCTTCTCGTCGCCGCGCGGGGTGGCACACCCGCGCACGTTCCCGTGTGGTTCATGCGTCAGGCGGGGCGGTCGTTGCCCGAGTACCGGAAAGTCCGGGAGGGCGTGCCCATGCTCACCGCCTGCTTCGATCCCGAGTTACTCGCCGAGATCACATTACAGCCGGTGCGCAGGCACGGCGTGGACGCCGCGATCCTGTTCAGTGACATCGTGGTGCCCCTGTACGCGGCGGGGACGGACATCGACATCGTGGCGGGCACGGGGCCCGTGGTGGCGCACCCGGTGCGTTCCCGGGCCGATGTGGCCGCCCTGCCCCGGTTGGAGCCGGAACAGCTGAAACCGGTCGCCGACGGTGTGCGGTTGCTGGTGGAGCAGCTCGGCCGTACCCCGTTGATCGGTTTCGCCGGTGCGCCGTTCACGTTGGCGTCCTATCTGATCGAAGGCGGACCGAGCAAGGACCACGCCCGCACCAAGGCGCTCATGCACGGTGAGCCCGAGCTGTGGCACGAATTGGCGGGTGCGCTCGCGCAAACCGCGCTGACGTTCCTCCGCGTCCAACTGGACGCCGGTGTGGACGCCGTGCAGCTGTTCGACTCGTGGGCGGGCGCGCTCTCGGCCAAGGACTACCGCGAGTTCGTGTTACCGCACTCGACCACGGTGCTGGAGGGGATCGCCTCCTACGGCGTGCCCCGCATCCACTTCGGGGTGGGGACCGGTGAACTGCTGGCGGACATGCGAGACGCCGGCGCCGACGTGGTGGGCGTCGACTGGCGGGTGCCGTTGGACGAGGCCGTGCGTCGACTGACCACTTCCGACCGCCCGGCGCCGGTGGTGCAAGGCAACCTCGACCCGGCCCTGTTGACGGCACCGTGGCCGGTGATCGAGGCCGAGGTCCGGCGCATCGTCTCCGAGGGGCGGGCCGCGGGTGGACACATCTTCAACCTCGGACACGGCGTGCTTCCGGAGACCGACCCGGAAGTGTTGACCAGGATCGTGGAGTTGGTGCACAGCCTGTGA
- a CDS encoding DUF3000 domain-containing protein, which translates to MTQAPEEFRAAVAALRSVTPRPEVTLEPIKAPQRLAPWTFALAAETTGPDDIPATGRLVLLHDPSGQDGWNGVFRLVVYMRAELDAELATDPFLPAVGWSWLTDALDTAGASWTALGGTVTETSSARFGDISGPARTDDIELRASWTPTNTDLRPHGEAFSLALSHYAGLPPVGVTVFGQGRGR; encoded by the coding sequence ATGACCCAGGCGCCCGAGGAGTTCCGTGCTGCTGTCGCCGCGTTGCGTTCCGTCACACCGCGGCCCGAGGTGACATTGGAACCGATCAAGGCTCCCCAGCGTCTGGCGCCGTGGACATTCGCTCTCGCGGCCGAGACCACAGGCCCCGACGACATCCCCGCCACGGGACGGCTCGTGCTGTTGCACGACCCGAGCGGCCAGGACGGCTGGAACGGCGTGTTCCGCCTCGTCGTCTACATGCGGGCCGAGTTGGACGCCGAACTCGCCACCGACCCGTTCCTGCCGGCCGTGGGCTGGTCCTGGCTCACCGACGCCCTCGACACCGCGGGAGCGTCGTGGACAGCGCTCGGCGGCACGGTCACCGAGACCTCCTCGGCCCGGTTCGGTGACATCTCCGGGCCCGCGCGTACCGACGACATCGAACTGCGGGCGTCGTGGACGCCGACGAACACCGATCTACGACCCCACGGCGAGGCGTTCTCGTTGGCGCTTTCGCACTACGCGGGTCTTCCGCCCGTAGGGGTCACCGTGTTCGGGCAAGGACGCGGACGCTGA
- a CDS encoding gluconokinase: protein MAVTCLVVMGVSGSGKSTVAQQLGDALHWPVAEADEFHPAANIEKMSAGVPLTDADRAPWLAALRDWITERADAGDNTVVACSALKRAYRDTLRQARARVRFVHLTGSPALITERLAIRSGHFMPPSLLDSQLGDLEPLHDDEDGITVDLAPPPEQIVSSVLDRLGLHSASGDA from the coding sequence ATGGCTGTCACCTGCCTGGTGGTGATGGGAGTGTCCGGGTCGGGCAAAAGCACCGTCGCCCAGCAACTCGGCGATGCGCTGCACTGGCCCGTGGCCGAGGCCGACGAATTCCATCCCGCCGCCAACATCGAGAAGATGTCCGCGGGAGTCCCACTCACCGACGCGGACCGAGCACCCTGGCTCGCAGCGCTGCGGGACTGGATCACCGAGCGGGCTGATGCCGGCGACAACACGGTCGTCGCCTGTTCAGCGCTCAAACGCGCCTACCGCGACACCCTCAGGCAGGCCCGCGCCCGCGTCCGGTTCGTCCACCTCACCGGCAGCCCCGCTCTCATCACGGAGCGGCTCGCGATCCGATCCGGTCACTTCATGCCGCCCTCACTGCTGGACTCCCAGCTTGGCGACCTCGAACCGCTCCACGACGACGAGGACGGCATCACCGTCGACCTCGCGCCGCCACCGGAGCAGATCGTCTCCTCCGTCCTCGACCGACTCGGCCTCCACTCCGCCTCCGGGGACGCATAG
- a CDS encoding ribonuclease D has protein sequence MDNADHSSGTPGDSAPLPLTEPAEGTPDVIADPDTLRAACERLAEGSGALAVDTERASGYRYWPKAYLIQIRREGAGTFLIDPIPLRDHFTPLAEVMNQVEWVLHAASQDLPCLAELGLHPPSLFDTELAGRLAGYQRVALGTLVESLLGYQLEKGHSAADWSRRPLPLDWLNYAALDVELLLPLREKLEEELAASGKLEWARQEFEAVRTAKPPAPRAEPWRRTSGIHKVRTARGLAAVRALWEARDELARRRDRAPGRILPDSAIINAVLADARTSADLEKLPVFRGRVQRKQATHWLRQLQRARTLPESELPSTAVTYDGPPPPNRWAEKNPDAAARLAAAKAALADIAERNRLPVENLLLPELVRRLCWQPPEDTSRESVATALAEGGARPWQIELTAAELSKALRAQA, from the coding sequence GTGGACAACGCAGATCACAGCTCCGGCACGCCGGGGGACTCTGCGCCGCTTCCGCTGACAGAGCCTGCGGAAGGCACCCCTGACGTCATCGCCGATCCCGACACGTTGCGGGCGGCGTGCGAACGATTGGCCGAGGGCAGCGGAGCCCTCGCCGTGGATACCGAACGTGCTTCCGGCTACCGATACTGGCCGAAGGCATATCTCATCCAGATCCGGCGCGAAGGCGCCGGCACGTTTTTGATCGATCCCATCCCGTTGAGGGACCACTTCACACCGCTGGCCGAAGTGATGAACCAGGTCGAGTGGGTACTGCATGCGGCCTCTCAGGACCTGCCTTGTTTGGCCGAACTCGGTCTGCATCCGCCTTCGCTGTTCGACACGGAGTTGGCCGGTCGGCTCGCCGGCTACCAACGGGTGGCGTTGGGGACGCTGGTGGAGTCGCTGCTGGGATATCAGCTGGAGAAGGGACACAGCGCGGCCGACTGGTCCCGACGACCGCTTCCACTCGACTGGCTGAACTACGCCGCGCTCGACGTGGAACTGCTGCTGCCGTTGCGGGAGAAGTTGGAGGAGGAACTGGCGGCCTCGGGGAAACTCGAATGGGCTCGTCAGGAGTTCGAAGCCGTCCGCACCGCCAAACCTCCCGCTCCTCGAGCCGAACCGTGGCGACGCACCTCGGGAATCCACAAAGTGCGTACCGCACGGGGCCTGGCGGCCGTACGCGCACTGTGGGAGGCCAGAGACGAACTGGCGCGTCGACGCGACCGGGCACCCGGCCGCATCCTGCCGGACAGCGCGATCATCAACGCGGTGTTGGCCGATGCCCGAACCTCGGCTGATCTGGAGAAACTCCCCGTGTTCCGAGGGCGGGTCCAACGTAAACAAGCCACGCATTGGCTCCGGCAATTACAGCGCGCACGCACCCTGCCCGAGTCCGAGCTCCCCAGCACCGCCGTCACGTACGACGGTCCTCCGCCACCGAACCGGTGGGCCGAGAAGAATCCGGACGCCGCGGCCCGGCTGGCCGCGGCGAAAGCCGCGCTGGCCGACATCGCCGAGCGGAACCGGCTTCCCGTGGAGAACCTGCTGCTGCCGGAGCTCGTCCGCCGCCTGTGCTGGCAACCCCCTGAGGACACGTCGCGGGAGTCCGTGGCCACCGCGCTCGCCGAGGGCGGTGCCCGGCCGTGGCAGATCGAGTTGACGGCCGCGGAACTCAGCAAGGCACTGCGCGCACAGGCCTGA
- the hemG gene encoding protoporphyrinogen oxidase, with protein sequence MVVVGAGIAGLAAAWRLRAELGAEAQITVCDAASVPGGKVRTVEVAGRRFDVGAEAVLARRPEAVTLIREVGLGDDLVHPTSASSAIRALGRTVPMPKGTMMGIPASAEAVADVLSQDGVEAVAAEAGGPPLSLPDHDVSLGGLLRSRFGDEVVDRLVDPLLGGVYAGGADGLGLRATLPAVAAAVDAGATSLTEAVARTLPERPSSAPVFATLRGGLGDLVDRLVESGAVELRLGQPVRELVRRPSGGWRLRTGAAALSHAPADAELDADAVVLAVPPPAASRLLATVAPDAASAYAEMELASMAVVALALPPGTELPPSSGILIGERERRADGTRFTAKAFTFSARKWEHHNRPGEPVLIRGSVGRFGEVSTLQASDDELVERVRRDLAELTGITASPVDTYVMRWGGGLPQYSVGHLDRVARIERAVAGLDGLAVAGAALHGVGLPACVATGDAAARRVVGQ encoded by the coding sequence GTGGTGGTGGTCGGGGCGGGGATCGCCGGCCTTGCCGCCGCGTGGCGGCTTCGCGCCGAACTGGGAGCGGAAGCGCAGATCACCGTGTGCGACGCGGCGTCCGTACCCGGGGGGAAGGTGCGGACCGTCGAGGTGGCGGGGCGACGGTTCGACGTGGGCGCCGAAGCCGTGCTCGCCAGACGGCCGGAGGCGGTGACACTGATCCGTGAGGTCGGGCTCGGCGACGACCTCGTACACCCGACGTCCGCCTCATCCGCCATCCGTGCCCTGGGGCGTACGGTGCCGATGCCGAAGGGCACGATGATGGGCATCCCGGCTTCGGCCGAGGCGGTGGCGGACGTGCTGTCCCAGGACGGGGTCGAGGCGGTCGCGGCGGAGGCCGGAGGACCGCCGCTGTCGTTGCCGGACCACGACGTGTCCCTGGGCGGCCTCCTGCGTAGCCGGTTCGGCGATGAAGTGGTGGACCGGCTCGTCGACCCGCTGCTGGGCGGGGTCTACGCCGGGGGAGCGGACGGACTGGGGCTGCGGGCCACCCTGCCCGCTGTGGCCGCGGCCGTGGACGCGGGTGCGACGTCGCTGACCGAGGCGGTCGCCAGGACGCTGCCGGAACGGCCCAGTTCGGCGCCCGTGTTCGCGACGCTGCGCGGCGGCCTGGGTGATCTCGTGGATCGACTCGTCGAGAGCGGCGCCGTCGAACTCCGCCTCGGACAGCCCGTACGTGAACTCGTCCGGCGCCCTTCCGGGGGGTGGCGGCTGCGGACCGGGGCAGCGGCGCTCTCCCATGCCCCCGCCGACGCCGAGTTGGACGCCGACGCCGTGGTACTCGCGGTACCTCCGCCCGCGGCGAGCAGGCTGCTCGCCACAGTGGCCCCGGACGCCGCGTCCGCGTACGCCGAGATGGAACTGGCGTCGATGGCGGTCGTCGCCCTGGCGCTGCCTCCCGGCACGGAGTTGCCGCCATCGTCGGGGATCCTGATCGGAGAGCGGGAACGGCGTGCCGACGGTACGCGGTTCACGGCGAAAGCCTTCACCTTCTCGGCCCGCAAATGGGAGCACCACAACCGGCCGGGTGAGCCGGTGCTGATCCGAGGATCGGTCGGCCGGTTCGGCGAGGTGAGCACGCTTCAGGCCTCCGACGACGAGCTGGTCGAACGCGTGCGCCGTGATCTCGCCGAACTGACCGGCATCACCGCCTCGCCGGTGGACACCTACGTCATGCGCTGGGGTGGGGGCTTGCCGCAGTACAGCGTGGGGCATCTCGATCGTGTCGCGCGTATCGAACGGGCCGTCGCCGGG
- a CDS encoding sensor histidine kinase: MIRRNGLPARSLRARIAVLATTLVAIVSVALLWLAWRLVGDSVAAVPQLPPGTLVQVDGVDVEASVLAEHLREQAQQRMVAAAIIAFVLVVAAAGILAWTLTSRVLSPLREITDTARRLSVESLGERIGRVRSRDELAELASTFDAMLDRLQAAFDAQRHFVANASHELRTPLAVIRTELEVTLSDEDADVEELRRMAGVVQDATERAERLVNSLLLLARTDGTELAVTEPVDLVDVVESAWSAVRASAERKDITTDFQLERAVTVGDPALLERIAGNLLENAVTHNVEDGWIEVTTKPWEGPRVALVVRSSGGVIEPETVEGLFEPFRRAGVARTARTGAGLGLSIVQAAVRAHGGTVRAEPVPGGGLAVTVVLPAGA; encoded by the coding sequence GTGATTCGCCGCAATGGCCTTCCTGCGCGGAGTCTCCGCGCTCGTATCGCCGTGCTCGCGACCACACTTGTCGCGATCGTCAGTGTGGCCCTGTTGTGGTTGGCCTGGCGGCTCGTCGGCGATTCGGTCGCCGCGGTGCCGCAGCTACCACCGGGCACGCTCGTGCAAGTGGACGGTGTGGACGTCGAGGCGTCCGTCCTGGCAGAACATCTCCGGGAACAGGCACAGCAACGGATGGTCGCCGCGGCCATCATCGCGTTCGTGTTGGTGGTGGCGGCGGCGGGGATTCTCGCGTGGACTCTCACCTCGCGGGTGTTGTCACCGCTACGGGAGATCACGGACACGGCTCGGCGACTGTCGGTCGAGTCGTTGGGCGAACGCATCGGTCGCGTGCGCAGCCGTGACGAACTCGCGGAGCTGGCTTCCACGTTCGACGCCATGCTCGACCGCCTACAGGCGGCTTTCGACGCACAGCGGCACTTCGTGGCCAACGCCAGTCACGAGTTGCGCACTCCGTTGGCGGTGATCCGCACCGAGCTGGAGGTCACGCTGTCCGACGAGGACGCCGATGTCGAGGAGCTACGCCGGATGGCCGGGGTGGTGCAGGACGCGACGGAGCGTGCGGAGCGGCTGGTGAACTCGCTGTTGCTGCTCGCTCGCACCGACGGCACCGAATTGGCGGTCACGGAACCGGTGGACCTCGTCGACGTCGTGGAGAGCGCATGGAGCGCGGTACGGGCATCCGCTGAGCGCAAGGACATCACCACCGACTTCCAGTTGGAAAGGGCGGTGACGGTCGGGGACCCGGCGTTGCTGGAACGGATCGCGGGGAACCTGCTGGAGAACGCGGTGACGCACAACGTCGAGGATGGTTGGATCGAGGTCACCACGAAACCGTGGGAAGGCCCTCGGGTGGCCCTCGTCGTGCGCTCGTCCGGCGGTGTGATCGAACCCGAGACCGTGGAAGGGCTGTTCGAACCGTTTCGCCGGGCAGGGGTCGCGCGCACTGCCCGCACCGGTGCCGGTCTGGGACTGTCGATCGTGCAGGCCGCCGTCCGAGCACACGGTGGGACAGTGCGCGCCGAACCCGTGCCAGGAGGAGGTCTGGCGGTCACGGTGGTGCTGCCCGCGGGCGCGTGA
- the dxs gene encoding 1-deoxy-D-xylulose-5-phosphate synthase encodes MTLLESVHGPADLKRMDHDQLRVLAEEIRDFLVEKVCRTGGHLGPNLGVVELTLALHRVFDSPKDALLFDVGHQSYVHKIVTGRHRDFDRLRQLGGISGYPARAESEHDIIENSHASTALSYADGLARAYQLAGGGRHAVAIVGDGALTGGMCWEALNNIAADPERPVVIVVNDNGRSYSPTIGGFAEHLAALRLRRGYERLLDGGKELLQNTPVVGKPLYTALHAAKAGIKDALSPQVMFSDLGLKYIGPVDGHDLPALEKALLNAKAFGGPVIVHAVTQKGHGYPPAVNHKADQMHQTDPVDPQTGKPPVKGPSWTSVFGDELVKIGAERQDVVAITAAMLRSTGLQKFADAFPDRCIDVGIAEQHAVTSAAGLAMGGLHPVVAVYSTFLNRAFDQVLLDVALHRQPVTLVLDRAGITGPDGPSHHGMWDLSLLGMVPGMRVAAPRDAQTLREELREAVAVSDGPTALRFSRGSVVDSVPAVDRLGCVDVLRQANDEDVLLVAVGAFGQLGLAAADRLADQGIGVTVVDPRWVLPVPEELVDLAASYRLVVTLEDSGRHGGFGSALATALRDADCDVPLRDLAVPQQFLEHGTREEVLASIGLTAQDVARKVTEWAAGRLGDSVQESEAAEGAAGKAVDASHD; translated from the coding sequence GTGACGTTGCTGGAGTCCGTGCACGGGCCGGCCGACCTCAAGCGGATGGATCACGACCAGCTGAGGGTGCTGGCCGAGGAGATCAGGGATTTCCTCGTGGAGAAGGTGTGCAGGACAGGCGGTCATCTCGGCCCCAACCTCGGTGTTGTCGAGCTCACGCTCGCCTTGCACCGCGTGTTCGATTCACCGAAGGACGCGCTGCTGTTCGACGTCGGTCACCAGTCGTACGTGCACAAGATCGTCACGGGTCGGCACCGCGACTTCGATCGACTGCGCCAGCTCGGGGGCATCTCCGGCTACCCCGCCCGCGCGGAGAGCGAACACGACATCATCGAGAACAGCCACGCCTCCACGGCCTTGTCGTACGCCGACGGGCTGGCAAGGGCGTATCAGCTCGCAGGCGGTGGCCGACACGCTGTCGCGATCGTCGGTGACGGTGCCCTGACCGGCGGTATGTGCTGGGAGGCACTCAACAACATCGCTGCCGACCCCGAACGCCCCGTGGTCATCGTCGTCAACGACAACGGCCGTTCGTATTCCCCGACCATCGGTGGCTTCGCCGAACACCTCGCCGCGCTGCGCCTGCGCCGCGGCTACGAGCGCCTGCTCGACGGTGGGAAGGAACTGCTGCAGAACACCCCCGTGGTGGGCAAGCCGCTCTACACGGCCCTGCACGCGGCCAAGGCCGGTATCAAGGACGCGCTCAGCCCCCAGGTGATGTTCTCCGACCTCGGCCTGAAGTACATCGGCCCCGTGGACGGTCACGACCTTCCGGCGTTGGAGAAGGCGCTGCTCAACGCCAAGGCGTTCGGCGGACCGGTGATCGTGCACGCTGTCACCCAGAAGGGGCACGGCTACCCGCCCGCGGTCAACCACAAGGCCGACCAGATGCACCAGACCGACCCCGTCGATCCGCAGACCGGCAAACCGCCGGTCAAGGGGCCGAGCTGGACGTCCGTGTTCGGCGACGAACTCGTCAAGATCGGCGCCGAACGGCAGGACGTGGTGGCGATCACGGCGGCCATGCTGCGCTCCACAGGACTGCAGAAGTTCGCAGACGCCTTCCCGGACCGGTGCATCGACGTCGGTATCGCTGAACAGCACGCCGTCACGTCGGCCGCGGGACTGGCCATGGGGGGTCTGCACCCTGTGGTGGCCGTGTACTCCACGTTCCTCAACCGTGCCTTCGACCAGGTTCTCCTGGACGTGGCGCTGCACCGGCAGCCGGTGACGCTCGTGCTCGACCGCGCGGGGATCACCGGGCCGGACGGGCCGAGCCACCACGGCATGTGGGATCTGTCCCTGCTCGGCATGGTGCCGGGCATGCGCGTGGCCGCGCCCCGGGACGCCCAGACGTTGCGCGAGGAACTGCGTGAGGCGGTCGCCGTGTCCGACGGGCCCACCGCGCTGCGCTTCTCCAGGGGCAGCGTCGTGGACTCGGTGCCCGCGGTGGACCGCCTCGGATGCGTGGACGTGCTGCGTCAGGCGAACGACGAGGACGTGCTTCTGGTGGCCGTGGGCGCCTTCGGTCAGCTCGGTCTCGCCGCCGCGGACCGACTCGCCGACCAGGGCATCGGTGTCACCGTCGTCGACCCGCGGTGGGTGTTGCCGGTGCCGGAGGAGCTGGTGGACCTGGCGGCGTCGTACCGACTCGTCGTCACGTTGGAGGACAGCGGCCGGCACGGTGGTTTCGGCTCCGCACTGGCGACCGCCCTGCGTGACGCGGACTGTGACGTGCCACTGCGGGATCTGGCCGTGCCCCAGCAGTTCCTCGAACACGGCACCCGGGAGGAAGTGTTGGCGAGCATCGGGCTCACGGCACAGGACGTGGCGCGCAAGGTCACCGAGTGGGCCGCGGGACGGCTCGGCGACAGCGTGCAGGAGTCGGAGGCCGCCGAGGGTGCGGCGGGAAAGGCGGTTGACGCGTCTCACGACTGA